The sequence below is a genomic window from Monodelphis domestica isolate mMonDom1 chromosome 2, mMonDom1.pri, whole genome shotgun sequence.
gaaaagagatcagtctctaTGACCAAAAtggaccaaaatggagaaacagtctcagggcctccacctcaAGCACCAGGCaccaacaacctcctttcctccacacaggaagtccccagactcctcaactgtcctctacctcacttcctgtgtctcccctgtgccaatggtggctctaggtTAACCCAGgtccacccagaggtctgtcccctttgcatatgtctgttgaaggccatattctcaaataattaaatcttgagctttgttgcagcccttcctaaatcctgttaccctgagtagggtagagattgtagtttccaagacctgattctgtcattccaaatacctctattgttattgatcaggaaatagctaaatcccatcctctaaagaatggtttgaacagggttgagttgttttgaaattcacaacagACACtcaaagtgaaaaagaaagactGAATGTAGAGACCACTTTACGGAGTTTAATTCTAGTCTCAGCTTTTAGGATTTTGTTCAAATCATTCAGATACTCTGAGCTCATGGCCTGAGCTGTGAATGCAATGAGAATGCTTCCCCTGCCTGTGCTCCAAGTTTCTTGTGAGGATCTAATATGAATATGAGTAAAACTCTTTATCAGTGACGTCATCCTTTAGTTGTGAGCTAATGGCACATTGAAATGATTGTTTCTGCCTATTTGTGTTTGTAAACTTATCTCTTTTCCTGGACAAATAGAATGAAAATCAGTTTTTATTCTGCCAGTGAAGGACAAGGGATATATAGATGTCTATGTGACTATACGTTtatgttgtttgtttctttcagaAGGGAAGATCAGACTTGAAAGGAAAGAGATGACTGCAGAGTTAAGCCTTTCTGGGGAAGAAACTCAGAAGCAAAGATGCATTGGTGATGGTGCCTGTGATTCCACTTTGAGGGAAAACTTTGAtgtacatcagaaaatccacactggaggGAAGCCTTacgaatgtaatcaatgtggtaAAACATTTGAAAAGAGAGCTTATCTTACTGTACATcaaagaattcacactggagagaaaccttatcaatGTAATCTGTGTGGAAAAGCTTTTATACGGAGGCACAagcttactgtacatcagagaatccacactggagagaaaccttatgaatgtaatcaatgtggaaaggcttttacccAGAAATCTGGTCTTACCATACATCAGAGAAGTCACACtagagaaaaaccttatgaatgtaatcaatgtggaaaagcttttatacaaaggGCGagtcttactgtacatcagagaatccacactggagagaaaccttttgaatgtaatcagtgtggaaaaggttttatacaaaagGTGAGTCTTACTGCACATCAAAgtatccacactggagagaaaccttttgaatgtaatcagtgtggaaaaggttttatacaaaagGCAAGTCTTACTGCACATCAgaaaattcacactggagagtctccttatgaatgtaatcagtgtggaaaggcttttatgtGTAGGACCAGGCTTACTGTACATaagagaatccactctggagagaaaccttttgaatgtaatcaatgtggaaaggcttttacccAGAAGGCTggtcttactgtacatcagaaaatccacactagAGAGAAATCTTATACTGGCTTAGTAAAGTCCTCAGTCAAAAGTCAACCCGTATTTTCTCTCAACCACTGCCAAGTCAGTAAACAACAGTccttggcagctgtgtggatCCCAGCCATACCTTTGGGAACTTTTGCTCTACTGATGACCCTGGGGTCGCCTGCTAACTAAAGGAAGATTGCAGGACCCTTCACAAAGTGtaacaaaagacagtccctgttgtCAGAGCTCAGAGTCTAGTATACAATACAAACATAGTGATAGTTCAAGAAGAAGTAAAAGATCATGAACCTGACTGTTAAATGATCCAGGGAAAAGAGGGTGTTTTATGAATGGAAATCTATTTAGTTAAACAGGGAAATAAGTGAATAGAAGTGTGAGAACAATTACAGTTTAAGAAGGGCAGAATTGGGGAATAGatagtaaaaatcaaaatcataataaaaaagtaatatcTATCagttatatagcacctactgtgtgcagtgCATTTCATGaatattagctcatttggttCTCATAAGAACCATAAGGGTTTAGTGtaataattattctcattttacaagtgaagcaAATGGAATGAGCAGAGGActtatgacttgcctagggtcatagtACTAGCGAATGTCTGGGATTGGTATGCTTCTATCCAGTGtaccaaaaaagtaaaaatgctCATATATGAGTGAGgttgaaaatgagagaaaattataagagatatagaacactttttcatgtgcttattaatagttttgatttctttggctgagaactgcctgttcatgtcccttgcccatttatcaattggagaatggcttgattttttgtacaattgatttagctctatgtaaatttgagtaattaaacctttgtcagaggtttttatgacgattgtttcccaatttgttgctacccttctgattttggttacattggttttgtttgtacaaaacctttttaatttgatgtattcaaaattatttattttacattttgtgactctttctaagtcttgcttggttttaaaatctttccctgccaagaaggaaggggaagaacagAGCGGAAAGGAACCCTGGTGCCTGAAGGGGTGTGAGGGTGGGCGGGGAAATGGAGGAGCCACTCAGACTATGTATCCCAGAATGCCCGCTGAAGGCTGGTCACAGGGGCGGTGCTTTACCTGATTGCCTCCTCTGGCTGTCCTTCTAGCCTGCTGTGGCCCTGCCCTACTACTGAAGCTCGCAGTCACGTGAGCCAGAGTCCTGGAGGAGTGCACATGCGTATTTCAGCTCTGGGCTCTGCCTCCTCCATTCTATGGAAGCTTGCAGAGTCCACGGGAGAGGGAGGGCAGGAATGCCCACCGGTGTGTCAGTGTTGGGGTGAAGATCGTAGTGCGCACGCACAACCCAGTtggcttccccctccccctcttcactttAGATACCAGAATCAGTCTGGGCACGcgggttggggaggggagagccAAGGGAAACACGTGGGTGGGTGTGGGCTGGGTTCTATGAGCTTGGGTGGGGGGGACCTCCGGGAGTGCAGAGGCCTGCGAAGGGTGTTGTGCCCGCCCTTCTGCGATGGGCAgacctcccctcttcttcccaggAAGAACTGTTTCCTcccgcccctcccccaccctcatcTTTGCTCTCTGAGCCTTTGTCTGTCCTCTCTCTACGAAACCCCCTCCAGGCTCTCCTGAAGTCCTGACCTAGAAATGGCCTGTCCCGTGACCTCTCCCTCCCCTGGTAGTGTGGCAGCGTGGCCTCTCCccacccaagtccctctcacTTCCTTCCAGCCGCCTCTTtcccttctgtgtgccaggcagggTAGTAGGTGCTTCCTCCATAGCCCTGGGAAATGGAGCTTTCTCTTGTTCAGtggtttttctgtctcttctcgctcttcatgaccctgtttagggttttcttgcaaagatagtggagcagccggccatttctttctccagctaaaggggaaactgaggcaaatagagttaagtaatttgcccagggtcacagaagccAGTAAATATctcagctggatttgaactcggatctccCTAACTCCTGACCCTGCACTCAGTACCCTGTGCAGGAGGAGTGTGtgttctccttccctctgtctcccctGCCACCCTGCCCACACTTGTGCCCCATCTTAGAGTTTCCACCTTCCCCAACTCCTGGTGCCCTCACACATGCCCAGAACTGTCAGGTCAGTCCAAGCCTCCACCAGCCCTGCCTGCCTCCCTCTGGCCACTGATCTTTACAGTGATAGAATACCAgactttcctctcctttcctgccTCCTGCATCCCACAtggccttccttcctcttcctccctccttctctcccttcccccacccctcccccccttcctttcttccttgcttcctctctctctctctctctctctctctctctctctcttactgtctctcattttctctgtctctcattctctctgtctctgtgtctctgtctttgtgtctctgtctctgtctctgtctctctctctgtctctctgtgtgtgtgtctctctctcccactctctcttccctctcttgttATCACCTATTGTGGCAGTTTTCCCAGCCCTTCCGAACGACTGGTCTGCCATATTGGTACTGTCACACACAAGGCACCCTTGACCACTGTCTCTCCTTGGGTTGCTTTATGTCCATCTGCCCCAACTTAGCCTCCTGTGCTGGACCATCATCCCCTAGTGCCCACTCAGTGGCTGTGACCTCTCATAGCCTTCCTCCATCTTTTCAGTCCCTCAGGGTAAATCTCACTCTGTCTTCCGGCCTTCCAGGATAATGGTTCCACCTTTTGCTCTGCTCAGCTCCATCCTGTGCTACTCCATGGGTCAGAGAATGGAGCCCTGACTCTGGAGGTGGAGGCTGTAGATTCAcatcctgggactcagtttcctaacctgtaaaatCAGGGGCTGCCTCTGGACACCTCAGAGGACCCCTTTGCCTCTCAATCTCAGAAACTCTTTATAAAAAATCCTCTTGTGAACCTCAGACAGCCAGGTGGGAAGCTTTGGAATGCTGGGTGGTGCCTCAGTCTCTTTCCCCTTCACCTCCATGCACTGGGCAGGTCTTGCCTCCTGTATCCACCATCGGTCTCATTTCTgtcccctcctttccccacacACCTGACCCCTCACTCCTGTGCTTCAGGACCCTGATGGGCCTCCTTGTCCCAAGACTTTACCACCTCTGAGGCACACAACCAGCCCAGGGCTTTATGGCAGTCTCCCACTCCAGAATGTCCACTGGTGCCCTGCTCCCTCCAGGAACCAAAAATCCTCTCCAGGTACAGAATGCCCAGATTTTGCCCTTCAGCTGCTGCAGTCTCTGTGCATTTCCTCTGGCTGTGCCCCATGCCTGGCATGCCCTCTCTGCCCGCCTGCCTCCTGGATCCTTAGAGTCTTTCAACGCCCAGCAGAAGTATTCCCTCCCTACTGTTGCCTTAAATCTCTTTGGCACAGACCTGTGGCACATCTTGTCTCCCTCCTGGCCCCTTAGCTCCTTCCTAGTCTTTTGTCTTTGCTCTGCTGTGCCCAGCATGGGGTCTGGCATGACCAAGAAATGCTTTTTGGTTCATGGATTAATTGGTTGGTGGTTTTCATATGAGATACTCCATATTACATGCTGGAGAGTACATTGGGGTGCTGTTTGTGCACACGTGTGTAATGGTGAAGTCTCAGGTACGTGACCGGATGATCTAGAAGGCCTCTTGTGTAGAAGGTGTTTTCTTGGCCTCTGCTTCTCACCTATTTTCCAACCACCTTTTCTGGGAGGACCTAATGCCCCAAGAAGAATGTGGGCATCCCCTGACTTTTCACATCCTGCTGGCCCATCTGCCCAGCAGTAATAATTTATGTGTCCTGGGGTTGTTTCTCCTTGGAGAGCCCAGGCCTTGTTGGGGTCTGATGAGAGCTGCCCCTGCCTCTCCTGTTGGGCTACCGTTATAAGGAAACTTCAGATACACTGGTTTCTCCTTTGTCTCCTCTACTTTGTGTGCCAAGGCAGgtgccatgaaaaaaaaaacccacatgcCCCACCTTCTTGAAATTGCTTTTGGTCCCAAAATATCCTATCTGTCACAACAGTCATCAAGTCAGAGCCCCAGGCATAATCAATCAATTCATTAGGGAATCTGGTGGTCATTAAACAACTGTGTCCAAGACCTGGCTCACAGTCCGGGACCCGCTCCTCAGGGTCTCAGAGGGTTTGTAAATCTTGGAAGGCTatcaaaaatagaatggggtgcTACAGTTCCATGACTGGTCTCTGCAGAATTGGGGGAGCTCCTGTGATAGACTAAGGGACTCGAACATCATCCAGAGCCATTTTAAGTCCACTGGTCTTTTCACAGGTCATCAATCATATCCTGTCCTGAGAC
It includes:
- the LOC100022490 gene encoding zinc finger protein 25-like isoform X8, producing the protein MALPQVSNIEEKEGGTSGVLASKFQETLTFKDVAVEFTWEEWRHLDPAQRALHRNVMLENYENLVSIGIPVSKLDLLFLLKREDVQNQEGVSGTGTCIEGKIRLERKEMTAELSLSGEETQKQRCIGDGACDSTLRENFDVHQKIHTGGKPYECNQCGKTFEKRAYLTVHQRIHTGEKPYQCNLCGKAFIRRHKLTVHQRIHTGEKPYECNQCGKAFTQKSGLTIHQRSHTREKPYECNQCGKAFIQRASLTVHQRIHTGEKPFECNQCGKGFIQKVSLTAHQSIHTGEKPFECNQCGKGFIQKASLTAHQKIHTGESPYECNQCGKAFMCRTRLTVHKRIHSGEKPFECNQCGKAFTQKAGLTVHQKIHTREKSYTGLVKSSVKSQPVFSLNHCQVSKQQSLAAVWIPAIPLGTFALLMTLGSPAN
- the LOC100022490 gene encoding zinc finger protein 558-like isoform X6 codes for the protein MRIPALGSASSILKKLLDSAVEGVQECPPACQSWGEDRSAHAQPSWLPPPPLHFRSRNMALPQVSNIEEKEGGTSGVLASKFQETLTFKDVAVEFTWEEWRHLDPAQRALHRNVMLENYENLVSIGIPVSKLDLLFLLKREDVQNQEGVSGTGTCIEGKIRLERKEMTAELSLSGEETQKQRCIGDGACDSTLRENFDVHQKIHTGGKPYECNQCGKTFEKRAYLTVHQRIHTGEKPYQCNLCGKAFIRRHKLTVHQRIHTGEKPYECNQCGKAFTQKSGLTIHQRSHTREKPYECNQCGKAFIQRASLTVHQRIHTGEKPFECNQCGKGFIQKVSLTAHQSIHTGEKPFECNQCGKGFIQKASLTAHQKIHTGESPYECNQCGKAFMCRTRLTVHKRIHSGEKPFECNQCGKAFTQKAGLTVHQKIHTREKSYTGLVKSSVKSQPVFSLNHCQVSKQQSLAAVWIPAIPLGTFALLMTLGSPAN
- the LOC100022490 gene encoding zinc finger protein 558-like isoform X3; its protein translation is MESSQYMALPEVSNIEAKEGGTSGVLAARFQETLTFKDVAVEFTWEEWRHLDPAQRALHRNVMLENYENLISIGIPVSKLDLLFLLKREDVQNLEGEAGTAACIDSSFNSALHSLHVAEIPVSKLDLLFLLKREDVQNQEGEAGTAACIDMALPQVSNIEEKEGGTSGVLASKFQETLTFKDVAVEFTWEEWRHLDPAQRALHRNVMLENYENLVSIEGKIRLERKEMTAELSLSGEETQKQRCIGDGACDSTLRENFDVHQKIHTGGKPYECNQCGKTFEKRAYLTVHQRIHTGEKPYQCNLCGKAFIRRHKLTVHQRIHTGEKPYECNQCGKAFTQKSGLTIHQRSHTREKPYECNQCGKAFIQRASLTVHQRIHTGEKPFECNQCGKGFIQKVSLTAHQSIHTGEKPFECNQCGKGFIQKASLTAHQKIHTGESPYECNQCGKAFMCRTRLTVHKRIHSGEKPFECNQCGKAFTQKAGLTVHQKIHTREKSYTGLVKSSVKSQPVFSLNHCQVSKQQSLAAVWIPAIPLGTFALLMTLGSPAN
- the LOC100022490 gene encoding zinc finger protein 25-like isoform X7; this translates as MESSQYMALPQVSNIEEKEGGTSGVLASKFQETLTFKDVAVEFTWEEWRHLDPAQRALHRNVMLENYENLVSIGIPVSKLDLLFLLKREDVQNQEGVSGTGTCIEGKIRLERKEMTAELSLSGEETQKQRCIGDGACDSTLRENFDVHQKIHTGGKPYECNQCGKTFEKRAYLTVHQRIHTGEKPYQCNLCGKAFIRRHKLTVHQRIHTGEKPYECNQCGKAFTQKSGLTIHQRSHTREKPYECNQCGKAFIQRASLTVHQRIHTGEKPFECNQCGKGFIQKVSLTAHQSIHTGEKPFECNQCGKGFIQKASLTAHQKIHTGESPYECNQCGKAFMCRTRLTVHKRIHSGEKPFECNQCGKAFTQKAGLTVHQKIHTREKSYTGLVKSSVKSQPVFSLNHCQVSKQQSLAAVWIPAIPLGTFALLMTLGSPAN
- the LOC100022490 gene encoding zinc finger protein 2-like isoform X2, whose product is MESSQYMALPEVSNIEAKEGGTSGVLAARFQETLTFKDVAVEFTWEEWRHLDPAQRALHRNVMLENYENLISIGIPVSKLDLLFLLKREDVQNLEGEAGTAACIEIPVSKLDLLFLLKREDVQNQEGEAGTAACIDMALPQVSNIEEKEGGTSGVLASKFQETLTFKDVAVEFTWEEWRHLDPAQRALHRNVMLENYENLVSIGIPVSKLDLLFLLKREDVQNQEGVSGTGTCIEGKIRLERKEMTAELSLSGEETQKQRCIGDGACDSTLRENFDVHQKIHTGGKPYECNQCGKTFEKRAYLTVHQRIHTGEKPYQCNLCGKAFIRRHKLTVHQRIHTGEKPYECNQCGKAFTQKSGLTIHQRSHTREKPYECNQCGKAFIQRASLTVHQRIHTGEKPFECNQCGKGFIQKVSLTAHQSIHTGEKPFECNQCGKGFIQKASLTAHQKIHTGESPYECNQCGKAFMCRTRLTVHKRIHSGEKPFECNQCGKAFTQKAGLTVHQKIHTREKSYTGLVKSSVKSQPVFSLNHCQVSKQQSLAAVWIPAIPLGTFALLMTLGSPAN
- the LOC100022490 gene encoding zinc finger protein 558-like isoform X1, which produces MESSQYMALPEVSNIEAKEGGTSGVLAARFQETLTFKDVAVEFTWEEWRHLDPAQRALHRNVMLENYENLISIGIPVSKLDLLFLLKREDVQNLEGEAGTAACIDSSFNSALHSLHVAEIPVSKLDLLFLLKREDVQNQEGEAGTAACIDMALPQVSNIEEKEGGTSGVLASKFQETLTFKDVAVEFTWEEWRHLDPAQRALHRNVMLENYENLVSIGIPVSKLDLLFLLKREDVQNQEGVSGTGTCIEGKIRLERKEMTAELSLSGEETQKQRCIGDGACDSTLRENFDVHQKIHTGGKPYECNQCGKTFEKRAYLTVHQRIHTGEKPYQCNLCGKAFIRRHKLTVHQRIHTGEKPYECNQCGKAFTQKSGLTIHQRSHTREKPYECNQCGKAFIQRASLTVHQRIHTGEKPFECNQCGKGFIQKVSLTAHQSIHTGEKPFECNQCGKGFIQKASLTAHQKIHTGESPYECNQCGKAFMCRTRLTVHKRIHSGEKPFECNQCGKAFTQKAGLTVHQKIHTREKSYTGLVKSSVKSQPVFSLNHCQVSKQQSLAAVWIPAIPLGTFALLMTLGSPAN